Sequence from the Notolabrus celidotus isolate fNotCel1 chromosome 14, fNotCel1.pri, whole genome shotgun sequence genome:
ATCATCATGAACTACTCTGTCAAACATCACGTGAGTATAAGCTcaaatacacatgcatacaggaCTTACAAATGCTCTGCTGGGACCCTACTCAGTCACCCCTCTATAACTCTGCTAAATGTGTTCAAAGCTGCATTCTGAAAGAAACAAGTGTACATTGGGTGAGCTGTCATAATCGCTGATCCAGTTTAACAAGGGCGTTGTATGAAAAGAAATCCTTAAATATTTGTGGAAAGTCCTCAGCACaaagccctgtgtgtgtttgcatcagtCGATTAAATATCTACTCATCTCTTACGGAACTATTCCATCCAGGAAGCAGAGAGTCTGGCGTCTTTCCAAAGTAGAGAGCACTTCTTGAAGCTTTTACCTGTAGGAATGATAGATGTACTGAGCACTGGGACTGCCGCACTTCAAGTGTGGGACAGTTAATCTGACTCAGTTGACTACATTGTGTTTCCAGTCATGCTTTTTAAGAACTTGAGTGCTGTGAATGCCAAAGACCAGTAAAACAAATAGTCTGATTAGAGAACCCGAGACTGTGTGAGCGACTTTCTGTTTGGAATTAGTCCCAAATCCCCAGCCTTAAGTTGGCTCCATTTCTATGTTTCTTGTCCAACTGAAGGACGAGGTTAAGAGTGGTAGGATGTGTAAAAGCATATAATCATCACCTCTCTCTACGGCTAGAACAATCAAGTATTTTCATGATCAAattatctcttttctttccttgatgaattaattcgattggagaaaaaaggtgaaaatgcatTTCCTGTGCAGCTGACTGCCTGACATGTACTACTAACAGTCTTGAACCAAATAATGTTCAGTTAGTTATTCCATACGACGAAAAGGCAGGTTGAAACTGTTCATCAAAATAGTGTTTCAAAAGTCTATGTATCCACTTTACTTGACTAatgtttcatttcctttcctcttcttttaagCTTGTCTTTCTGTCCCCCTATTTTTCCCTCTCCCTATGTCACTCAGTACAATAATGTTTACAGAAGGATAAGAGCTCTCATGTGACTTTTAGCTGTTGACTTCCGTCTCCCCTTCCGCATTCCTGCATCAATTAGTGGTTACGAACATAATGGACAGCATTTGTGTGttcctcgtgtgtgtgtgcatgactcCATGCCAGGGTCACTCTTACTAATAAGTAGATTGTTGGAGCTTGACCTGTGCATTGCTGCCTTGGAGGACACTTAATGGAGTGCTGAATTCAGTTGATCTGCAAAGAGTCAGTCCATTTGTACTATATTTGACATTCAACTACACTTTTTCAATGAATGAGAACAAcaattgttttttctcttctacAAAAATAATCCTCTCTATTAGCTGTCCCTGATTTCCCAGAAACCTGCACATATAATGATTTATGAAATCTATAATTtaactgcagagagaagcagaaatTCCTACAATGTAACATGTTGGTAGGCAGATGCTGGTCAAACACAAGTTATAGAAATATTAGGGAATAATTAAAGCAGTTACTGAAGTTTCCATCTCCTTCTCAAGcacactgctgctgtgtgtgcttCATAAGTTCACCGCAGTGTGCCTGTCCCAGTTAGCAGAGGCTAACCAGCACTGTGCTATCATCATGAATAATTATCCTTAGATATGTAGTCAAAGGAGCTAGCAGAGGAACAGTGGGCTGGAGCTGGCCTttacttctgtgtttttcagcGGGTAGTGAGGGTAGACTGGATTTGCATCAGAAAGATGACTGTGAAGCAAAAGATTCAGAttgagctgcagcagaaaaacaccCTGATGCTAACCCTGCACACTTCATGTTCCCTGTGATCCAGATCAGAAGACCTGAAgtcaacatttctgtttttgtaactctatttttaatatatatctGCTTGGGGATGCACGTGTGCATTTATTACATTCCCTGATAAGTAATGACTTATGCTGCAGTGTACAATACATCTACTTAATACATTAATTAAATCTagacattcattcaaacatgctTTAGGATTTTAAAAGGCTCCTTGTCTTGTTCAAGGCTGTTAGTACAGCGGATTAGGATGATGttaattgtgtgtgtatgtcctgTCTCTACAGAAATACCCTCCTAAAAAGGACatggtgagagctgtgtccatTCAGACGGGCTACTTGATCCAGTGCCAGGGACCCAAAAGCTGCACTCTTACTTACCTGGCCCAAGTGGATCCACGAGGTAActatactcacacacacactcacaaacacactcacaaacagcatcagaagaaaaaaaaacaaagcacaagggtatgaacacacactcacaatcaCTCCCAGGTGCTTAACACCATTTAAAGTTCTAATGAATGATTCATTCCCCTGCCTTTATGTCCTAATGTGTTGCCATAGAAACCATATGAAGGACAGTCGTTTTActctactttctctctctctctctctctctctctctctctggctctgtacttcttcctcttctcccttcCTTCCTGTTCTTTCGCTATTTATCCATCTTTTTTCTCATTCTCCCCTTAATACAACTCTTTCTAGCAACTCTCTTGCAACAGCTGACTGTCTAAATCTCTTGAATCACTTGTTCCTGTTAATTTGTTTGTGAGTGGAAAGCATCTGATTAAAGTGATCAGCATGTTACAAACCTTCACTTTGATTCATGATGACTTGACACGTAAGACAGCAAAACCTTGGTCTCTTTTTTAAACCTTCCTCTCCCTTTTgtcttttactttcattttcacTCTTTCCTCTGTGGTTCTCACTAACTCTGCCTTTTATTTACAGGATCATTACCCAAGTGGGTTGTCAACAAGTCCACCCAGCTCCTCGCTCCCCGTGTAAGTATCTGCAGATGAACTGGGAATCTGTGATGTGGAGTGTGTTGGTCAGTGTGTTAATCCAAAGACTGTATATTAAAGTTCACACAGAACACAGTGGTTCAAGATGAGAAATACACAGCTTACATgcatgctgtaaaaaaaaaaccatgtaTATTTCAAATCATTGTTCACTGTATTTGCCTGTTTGGGGGTATGAGCATGTTTGATGAAATAGAGCAAAAACTCCCTGGAGAGCACCCAGGGTTGAAGGATTCCCTTGGTATAAGTCATAAAAATAGAAGCTCAGAGAGACGCTCAAATCCCACTGAAAATATCCATACCAACCACTTTCACAAAATAAATAGCAGAGGaattttctgcctgttttttttttttattatttctcatTGTGATGCGTTGATAATTCAATTAAGTTACAATGATGCTTGTAGATATCACCACTTGGTTCAACTTTCTAACTTTTCAACCAACTCAAGAAGGATTTTTAATCAAGAACATATTGATCTCATCGATTTGTCACCTTTGGTGCAATGCCAACTGTGCAAAGGTCCTTAATGATTGTCTCCATCTAATCTGTCTTTTCTTGGCAGAGACCATGAAAAAGGTATCTTGTCTGTCTTATGCtattcagcttttttttgtccttttcagGCCTTGAAGAAGATCAACAAAGCCTGTTTGAAGTACTTAGACTGGAAGCAGAGACACAACCCTGGCCACAAGCCCTGGCTCTTCCCCGAACAGACTACATTACCCAATATCCCACTGTCTGAGCTAAGCATCCAGCACGCTGAAAGCCTGGAGAATATTGATGAGAGCTCCCTGGCTGACAcccaggagagagaggacagcgactaacacacacactcactcaatcacacacatgcagtcacGTATTCATACAGAGATGTACAATAATGCAGGGT
This genomic interval carries:
- the stard10 gene encoding START domain-containing protein 10, giving the protein MSGQAVTIPDDRSFASFKSDCLYEDGWSLKYNKEGMTVWTQRLEEGKSVHRFKCRMACKEVSAETMYDVLHDIEYRKKWDTNVIETFDIGKLTVNADVGYYSWTCPGPLRNRDVITLRSWLPMGKDYIIMNYSVKHHKYPPKKDMVRAVSIQTGYLIQCQGPKSCTLTYLAQVDPRGSLPKWVVNKSTQLLAPRALKKINKACLKYLDWKQRHNPGHKPWLFPEQTTLPNIPLSELSIQHAESLENIDESSLADTQEREDSD